One region of Mus musculus strain C57BL/6J chromosome 3, GRCm38.p6 C57BL/6J genomic DNA includes:
- the Tdpoz4 gene encoding TD and POZ domain-containing protein 4, which produces MSGELEAKSRGDTQSHEQKLCYRWTISNFSFFVEETEEYITSLVFSLEDNDKMTWCLRVYPTGVDEKNKDYVSLYLILLSCEKGSVWAKFEVCILNAKGEKCNTERIPSFSRIQPHQPFGFEKFITRDSFLSPAQVLTPDDKFTLLCKVSVLQDSFSISGQNPRPAIKVTRCTLENDVGELWENPLFTDCSLLVAGHEFRAHKAILAARSPVFRAMFEHEMEERLTNCVEIHDLDPQVFKEMMGFIYTGKVPHLHSHSMACDLLAAADRYGLEDLMVMCEDALCRSLSVENAAHTLIVADLHSTEHLKTQALDFIIVYASEVSKTSGWMSMVESHPRLVAEAFHSLASAQRVFWALPFKQLKWSLRPTQL; this is translated from the coding sequence ATGTCAGGGGAACTGGAAGCCAAGAGCAGGGGTGACACACAGAGCCATGAACAGAAATTGTGCTACAGGTGGACCATTAGCaacttctctttttttgttgaggAAACGGAGGAATATATTACAAGCCTAGTGTTCTCATTAGAGGACAATGACAAAATGACATGGTGTTTGAGAGTATACCCAACCGGGGTTGATGAAAAAAACAAAGATTACGTGTCACTTTATCTGATTTTGCTCAGCTGTGAAAAGGGCTCAGTTTGGGCAAAGTTCGAGGTTTGTATCTTAAATGCCAAGGGTGAAAAATGCAATACAGAAAGGATCCCAAGCTTTTCTAGAATACAGCCACACCAGCCCTTTGGATTCGAAAAGTTCATCACTCGAGATTCCTTCTTGTCTCCAGCCCAAGTGCTAACACCAGATGACAAATTTACCCTCCTCTGCAAGGTGAGCGTACTCCAAGACTCCTTCAGCATTTCTGGACAGAACCCAAGACCTGCAATCAAGGTTACAAGGTGCACATTGGAAAATGACGTAGGGGAGCTGTGGGAGAATCCCCTCTTCACAGACTGCTCCCTGTTGGTAGCTGGCCATGAATTCAGGGCTCACAAGGCCATCCTGGCAGCTCGCTCTCCAGTTTTCAGAGCCATGTTTGAACATGAAATGGAGGAGAGACTAACAAACTGTGTTGAGATCCATGACCTGGATCCCCAAGTCTTCAAGGAGATGATGGGCTTCATCTACACAGGGAAGGTGCCACACCTCCACAGCCACTCCATGGCCTGTGATCTGCTGGCAGCTGCTGACAGGTATGGCCTGGAGGACTTGATGGTCATGTGTGAGGATGCCCTGTGCAGGAGCCTCTCTGTGGAGAATGCTGCACACACACTCATCGTGGCTGACCTCCACAGCACAGAGCATCTGAAGACTCAGGCCCTGGATTTCATTATAGTTTATGCTTCTGAGGTCTCTAAGACCTCAGGGTGGATGTCAATGGTGGAGTCACATCCCCGCTTGGTGGCTGAAGCATTTCACTCTCTAGCTTCTGCACAGCGTGTTTTCTGGGCCCTCCCTTTCAAACAACTTAAGTGGTCTTTAAGACCTACTCAGCTATGA